In Bombus affinis isolate iyBomAffi1 chromosome 8, iyBomAffi1.2, whole genome shotgun sequence, the following proteins share a genomic window:
- the LOC126919177 gene encoding protein Wnt-1 yields MVFHRSTKLDQNRDRIYAPRLHLIAKKKKKKMRLWMIIGALAVATHASIAEITRNKNRGRGSMWWGIAKAGEPNNFLPMSPASLHMDPTVYATLRRKQRRLARENPGVLMAVARGANQAIAECQHQFRNRRWNCSTKNFLRGKNLFGKIVDRGCRETAFIYAITSAAVTHSIARACSEGSIQSCSCDYTHQSRPPSGTRDWEWGGCSDNIGYGFKFSREFVDTGERGRNLREKMNLHNNEAGRAHVSSEMRQECKCHGMSGSCTVKTCWMRLPNFRVVGDNLKDRFDGASRVMVSNSDRVRGNGNAIVSNSASNSVHGHREGLGRRHRYNFQLKPYNPEHKPPGPKDLVYLEPSPPFCEKNPKLGILGTHGRQCNDTSIGVDGCDLMCCGRGYKTQEVTVVERCACTFHWCCEVKCQLCRIKKTIHTCL; encoded by the exons ATGGTGTTTCATCGCTCGACGAAGCTCGATCAGAATCGCGATAGGATCTACGCGCCGCGATTACATTTGAtcgcgaagaagaagaaaaagaaaatgaggcTTTGGATGATCATCGGCGCTCTGGCGGTGGCGACACACGCCTCCATCGCCGAAATTACCAGGAACAAAAACCGTGGCAGAGGATCGATGTGGTG GGGAATCGCCAAGGCAGGAGAACCCAACAATTTTTTGCCAATGTCTCCGGCTTCTCTTCACATGGATCCCACAGTGTACGCGACCTTGAGGAGAAAGCAGCGCAGACTGGCCAGGGAAAACCCAGGAGTCCTAATGGCCGTGGCTAGGGGTGCGAACCAAGCGATCGCCGAGTGCCAACATCAGTTTCGCAATCGTCGATGGAACTGTTCGACCAAGAATTTTCTTCGTGGGAAAAACCTCTTTGGCAAGATCGTCGACAGAG GTTGTCGAGAGACCGCCTTCATCTACGCCATCACGAGCGCGGCCGTGACTCACAGCATCGCGAGAGCGTGCAGCGAGGGCAGCATCCAGTCGTGCTCCTGCGACTATACCCACCAATCGCGGCCACCATCCGGCACGCGGGATTGGGAATGGGGTGGCTGTTCGGACAACATCGGCTACGGGTTCAAGTTCTCCCGCGAATTCGTCGACACGGGAGAGCGTGGCCGAAATCTACGCGAGAAGATGAATCTGCACAACAACGAAGCCGGCAGGGCG CACGTGTCCTCGGAGATGCGGCAGGAGTGCAAGTGTCACGGCATGTCGGGCTCCTGCACCGTCAAGACCTGCTGGATGAGGCTACCGAATTTTCGCGTGGTCGGGGATAACCTGAAGGATCGGTTCGACGGCGCGTCCAGAGTTATGGTGAGCAACTCGGATCGGGTGCGTGGCAACGGGAACGCGATCGTGAGCAATTCGGCGAGTAATTCTGTGCACGGTCATCGGGAGGGTCTGGGTCGTCGACACCGgtacaactttcagctgaagCCGTACAACCCGGAGCACAAGCCACCTGGTCCGAAGGATCTCGTTTACCTGGAGCCCTCGCCGCCGTTCTGCGAGAAGAACCCGAAACTTGGCATTCTCGGCACTCACGGTAGACAGTGCAACGACACGAGTATCGGTGTCGACGGCTGCGACCTGATGTGCTGCGGCAGAGGCTACAAGACGCAAGAGGTGACGGTCGTCGAGAGATGCGCCTGCACGTTCCATTGGTGCTGCGAGGTCAAGTGTCAGCTCTGCAGAATCAAGAAGACGATACACACGTGCCTCTag
- the LOC126919184 gene encoding protein Wnt-6-like: MEMRLVLVAICLLLVTPIAGSFWTVGNQVVMDPMLICKKTRRLKGKMADICRKEPSLLKEIARGVQVGTKECQYQFRNRRWNCTTMRRSLRKILLRDTRETGFVNAITAAGVTYAVTRACTMGHLVECSCDKMTAKGNRLGKLTRTAEMEKSLPTEGDWEWGGCGDNVKFGFKKSRDFMDAPYRKRSDIKTLVKLHNNNAGRLAIRDFMSTECKCHGLSGSCTVRTCWRKMPAFRDVGNRLKESFDGAAKVIPSNDGHSFITEGPTIKPPDRFDLIYSEDSPDFCKPNRKTGSLGTQGRRCNSTSQGVDGCELLCCGRGYDTRVVKEKISCECRFRWCCEVTCNTCLVKKTVNTCR; the protein is encoded by the exons GACCGTTGGAAATCAGGTGGTGATGGATCCGATGCTCATCTGCAAGAAGACTAGGAGACTGAAGGGCAAAATGGCGGACATCTGTCGCAAGGAACCCTCCCTGTTGAAGGAAATTGCGAGAGGCGTCCAAGTCGGAACCAAAGAGTGCCAATATCAATTTCGAAATCGCAGGTGGAACTGCACCACCATGAGGAGGTcgctcagaaaaattttattgcgcG ATACCAGAGAGACGGGTTTTGTGAACGCCATCACCGCGGCCGGAGTAACCTACGCGGTGACCAGAGCTTGCACCATGGGACACCTCGTCGAATGCTCCTGCGACAAGATGACGGCGAAAG GTAATCGGCTCGGTAAATTGACCCGTACCGCTGAAATGGAGAAGAGCCTACCGACCGAGGGTGACTGGGAGTGGGGTGGATGCGGCGACAACGTAAAGTTTGGATTTAAGAAGTCACGGGACTTTATGGACGCCCCTTATCGAAAACGCAGCGACATCAAAACGCTGGTGAAGCTGCACAACAACAACGCCGGTCGTCTG GCCATCAGGGACTTTATGAGCACGGAATGCAAGTGCCACGGACTTTCGGGATCATGCACGGTTCGAACCTGTTGGCGGAAAATGCCGGCGTTCCGCGACGTTGGCAACAGGCTGAAAGAGTCGTTTGACGGAGCGGCGAAGGTGATACCGAGCAACGACGGCCACAGCTTCATCACCGAGGGGCCGACCATCAAGCCGCCGGACAGATTCGATCTGATATACAGCGAGGACTCGCCGGACTTCTGCAAGCCGAACAGAAAAACGGGCTCCCTGGGCACACAGGGACGACGATGCAACTCCACCAGTCAAGGAGTCGACGGATGCGAGCTGCTCTGCTGCGGTAGAGGCTACGACACCAGAGTCGTCAAGGAGAAGATCAGCTGCGAATGCAGATTCCGCTGGTGCTGCGAGGTCACATGCAACACCTGCCTGGTTAAGAAAACGGTCAACACTTGTCGCTAA